Proteins encoded within one genomic window of Fusarium musae strain F31 chromosome 4, whole genome shotgun sequence:
- a CDS encoding hypothetical protein (EggNog:ENOG41~BUSCO:EOG09264OQ8) — protein MEGEVPTERKSRKSVAFTDEQVVVDADGSVTMVNATEEPKDSAQSHTPRTPPLSAALESFTDSQTTAAEDLPPAEDGGLDLSLLKKKKKKSKKVDDADADADADAAPADDAAPAEDGGLDLTLKKKKKKKAPKGDDDFTKQLEKLELKEGEEVEEVPQEQEGDMNEGTGIWAHDETKTIGYSMLLSRFFHQLTERNPDHTSPGTKSYKIPPPQCMREGNRKTVFANIADISKRMKRTEEHLTAYLFAELGTSGSVDGSRRLVIKGRFQQKQIENVVRKYIIEYVTCKTCKSPDTELNKGENRLYFITCNNCGSRRSVTAIKTGFSAQVGKRRKMQG, from the exons ATGGAGGGCGAG GTACCAACCGAACGCAAATCACGCAAATCCGTTGCCTTCACCGACGAACAAGTTGTTGTCGACGCTGACGGTTCAGTGACCATGGTTAACGCTACCGAAGAACCCAAGGATTCGGCTCAGTCCCACACGCCTCGTACGCCGCCGCTTTCTGCCGCCCTTGAGTCCTTTACTGATTCGCAAACGACAGCCGCTGAGGACCTTCCCCCAGCTGAGGATGGTGGTCTCGACCTTTCcctgctcaagaagaagaagaagaagtcaaagaaggtcgacgatgccgatgccgatgccgacGCCGACGCTGCCCCCGCTGACGATGCTGCCCCCGCCGAGGATGGGGGCCTTGACCTgactctgaagaagaagaagaagaagaaggcccccAAGGGCGACGATGATTTCACCAAGCAGCTCGAGAAacttgagctcaaggagggcgaggaagTCGAGGAGGTTCCCCAGGAGCAGGAGGGTGATATGAACGAGGGAACCGGCATTTGGGCTCACgatgagaccaagaccattgGCTACAGCATGCTCCTTTCCCGCTTCTTCCACCAACTCACCGAGAGAAACCCCGACCACACTTCCCCGGGAACCAAGAGCTACAAGatccctcctcctcagtgCATGCGAGAAGGCAACCGAAAAACTGTCTTTGCCAACATCGCCGATATCTCCAAGCGTATGAAGAGAACCGAGGAGCATCTCACTGCCTATCTTTTTGCCGAGTTGGGTACCAGCGGTTCCGTTGACGGAAGCCGAAGGTTAGTCATCAAGGGTCGTTtccagcagaagcagatCGAGAACGTTGTCCGAAAATACATCA TCGAGTATGTTACCTGCAAGACCTGCAAATCTCCCGACACCGAACTCAACAAGGGTGAGAACCGTCTTTACTTCATCACCTGCAACAACTGCGGCTCCCGACGAAGTGTTACCGCTATCAAGACTGGTTTCTCCGCCCAGGTCGGTAAGCGAAGAAAGATGCAGGGCTAA
- a CDS encoding hypothetical protein (EggNog:ENOG41), whose protein sequence is MAADSSLVDLHDASMSDDKDDLDSLPSISTDDIYSDTSDTDAQAEWERSLEQLQLILTMMIVPWMGKYFGRKFAYWSWSRYMEWAHNVDIRLTNKATFKAAGVVETAATL, encoded by the exons ATGGCCGCCGACTCCTCCCTTGTTGACCTCCATGATGCTTCCATGTCTGATGACAAGGACGATCTGGACTCGCTCCCATCCATATCTACCGACGACATTTACTCCGATACCTCCGATACTGATGCTCAAGCGGAGTGGGAGCGCAGCCTCGAACAACTACAATTGATACTGACAATGATGATTGTGCCATGGATGGGTAAATACTTTGGTCGCAAATTCGCCTATTGGA GTTGGTCACGATACATGGAGTGGGCGCATAACGTCGATATTCGATTGACAAATAAGGCGACCTTCAAGGCGGCGGGCGTTGTGGAAACAGCGGCAACGTTATAG
- a CDS encoding hypothetical protein (EggNog:ENOG41) — protein sequence MRYNLIQMILRSVALLMTLLLTALIGNVMASNIDAAGSATAAVNFIMFIAIVCWIVCIIGLLAFFVSALDKPLMQLPLDGIAVLFTFIGAIVLAAKLRVVNCGDINPKALPGDWIGWGSGSDEGRCRRLQASTVFIWFLFACVSGSLLLTIRTARNQFGSLRSAASRPSMSQISSSV from the coding sequence ATGCGATACAACCTCATCCAAATGATCCTGCGCAGCGTCGCTCTGCTCATGACACTCCTCCTAACGGCTCTCATCGGCAACGTCATGGCGTCAAATATCGACGCCGCAGGCTCTGCAACGGCTGCCGTCAACTTTATCATGTTTATCGCCATTGTTTGCTGGATCGTTTGCATCATCGGCCTTCTCGCTTTCTTTGTTTCAGCTCTCGACAAGCCACTCATGCAGCTACCGTTGGATGGCATAGCTgtcctcttcaccttcatcgGTGCCATTGTTCTTGCGGCAAAGCTGCGTGTCGTCAACTGCGGAGATATTAACCCCAAAGCTCTGCCTGGAGACTGGATCGGCTGGGGCTCAGGGAGTGATGAGGGACGGTGCCGTCGACTGCAAGCAAGCACTGTCTTCATATGGTTCCTGTTCGCCTGCGTATCTGGAAGTCTCCTTTTGACCATCAGAACTGCACGCAATCAGTTCGGCTCTCTTCGCAGTGCCGCTTCACGGCCATCAATGTCTCAGATTTCTTCAAGCGTCTGA
- a CDS encoding hypothetical protein (EggNog:ENOG41): MMTITSHDSPQYLPYCFPSNRPVSSQRPQPQSLFQQEAPYLHYSNINNVTSALDSFNAEDMAAATVSHRRHHQDDSSVAQALEIARESPDGSSDPTISKILENALKRIWSKVELQPDSYVMTRDEFAVFNFFQDRFVNSVNTKKAVDARKRYWDNTHA; this comes from the coding sequence ATGATGACCATCACTTCCCACGATTCTCCTCAGTATCTGCCTTATTGCTTCCCCTCCAACCGCCCTGTCTCTTCCCAAAGGCCACAGCCTCAGTCTCTGTTTCAGCAAGAAGCCCCATACCTACATTACTCCAATATCAACAACGTAACATCCGCCCTTGACTCTTTCAACGCCGAAGACATGGCCGCCGCAACTGTTAGTCACAGACGCCATCATCAAGACGACTCCAGCGTCGCGCAGGCTCTTGAGATTGCTCGTGAAAGCCCTGATGGCTCATCAGACCCTACTATTAGCAAGATACTCGAGAATGCTCTAAAACGAATCTGGTCCAAGGTGGAATTGCAACCCGACTCGTATGTCATGACTCGAGATGAGTTCGctgtcttcaacttctttcaGGACCGCTTCGTCAACAGCGTCAACACTAAGAAGGCAGTGGACGCTCGAAAGCGATACTGGGACAACACTCATGCTTGA
- a CDS encoding hypothetical protein (BUSCO:EOG09265B4G) has protein sequence MLRQPVRGVRAPLRVFSQQAQQAAWSGAWRRLFTSQSQNKTARQLLRWKTIPWDSMMARLRSARFGIGSTTTPSMLQGVLRRGFRFTTKRKTNKKPTVGEAEEPKGLTAKLKKLTKEYGWVTVGVYLGLTVLDFPFCFLFVRMVGADKIGEVEHRVMSSIKQMIPDTVREAWHTYWQSFKKAEARALGDDDISDKMEMATWGVEKAEERNRTDASLATQLALAYAIHKSFIFIRVPLTAALTPKVVKILRSWGYKIGKKKA, from the exons ATGTTAAGGCAACCTGTTCGCGGCGTGCGTGCGCCTTTGCGCGTCTTCagccaacaagctcaacaggCAGCTTGGAGTGGCGCATGGAGGAGACTCTTTACATCACAGTCGCAAAACAAGACCGCGCGTCAGCTGTTGAGATGGAAGACCATCCCTTGGGATAGTATGATGGCCAGACTGAGGAGCGCTCGCTTCGGGATCGGTTCTACAACAACGCCAAGCATGCTCCAAGGCGTACTAAGACGCGGTTTTCGATTTACCACAAAGCGCAAGACAAATAAGAAGCCGACCGTTGGCGAAGCCGAGGAACCAAAAGGCCTCACCGCCAAACTCAAGAAGCTTACAAAGGAATACGGCTGGGTAACCGTTGGCGTCTACCTCGGGCTGACCGTTCTCGACTTCCCGTTCTGCTTCCTGTTTGTTAGAATGGTCGGTGCTGATAAAATCG GCGAGGTCGAACATCGTGTGATGTCGTCAATCAAGCAGATGATCCCCGATACTGTTCGGGAGGCCTGGCACACCTACTGGCAGTCgttcaagaaggctgaggcgAGAGCACTTGGCGATGACGATATCAGTGACAAGATGGAAATGGCCACATGGGGTgtcgagaaggctgaggaacGCAATCGTACCGATGCTA GTTTAGCAACTCAGCTGGCGCTGGCGTACGCCATTCACAAGAGCTTTATCTTCATTCGGGTGCCATTAACGGCCGCCCTAACACCCAAGGTCGTTAAGATCCTTCGATCATGGGGCTATAAGAtcggaaagaagaaggcttag
- a CDS encoding hypothetical protein (EggNog:ENOG41), which produces MPLTRTHRHTAPRRSIFSTRRRAPAHSHRHTTTTTTTTTKPRRRGMFGGGAGRRTHATTTAPVHHHQRRPSMKDKVSGALLKLKGSLTRRSGVKAAGTRRMRGTDGRGARHHRY; this is translated from the exons ATGCCTCTCACACGAACTCACCGTCACACCGCCCCCCGCCGCTCCATCTTCAGCACCCGCCGCCGTGCTCCAGCCCATTCTCATCGCCatacaaccaccaccacaaccacaacaacaaagCCCCGCCGCCGCGGAATGTTCGGCGGTGGTGCTGGCCGACGAACTCATGCTACAACCACTGCTCCCgttcatcaccaccagcgtCGACCTTCCATGAAGGATAAGGTCAGCGGTGCCCtactcaagctcaagggtagTTTGACTCGCCGATCTGGTGTCAAG GCTGCTGGTACTCGACGTATGCGCGGTACTGATGGTCGTGGTGCGCGTCACCACCGTTATTAA
- a CDS encoding hypothetical protein (EggNog:ENOG41): protein MAVTASLARWGLVLPLIVVAFAVAYRLQQPLTAPDEGDSATYCYNSIRTHDPEQAEAQCFTVADGAFTAVGPRDADQSVIDGYVIPGLWDGHGHLLQYGEFLHSVDLFGAKSLAEVRTRIKDYISANPGAGSKDNWVRGVGWDQTFFGRMPTAADITHDTELSSIYLMLDRIDVHCTWVSQPVLDLLPSDLPETVPGGEIIRDPGLGVFCDNAMEMVISIWPQPGRDFKALTVKSAMKRLNEVGLVGMHDAGATPDTLNLYNELSSGDDWTLRVYAMLECPQRNSYCPEEAVKFARDDDRFAVQSVKLFADGALGSWGSAMLEPYSDHPWTSGSLLINASALTDVTKRWAADGYQVNIHAIGDLANRNAVDALEAALAQQCLHEATAQGAHPSTPDQSANESPDQIEAHAACQARHRFRIEHAQIIHPDDQQRIREVGIIPSIQPTHATSDMKYALARLGKDRLSSSAYRMRSVLSAHPILGSDFPVEPPNPFQGIYAAVTRRSPHTGRGTDDSPDGWHTEETLSLDEAMWGFTGAPAYGAFLDSRAGVIRDGALADWVVLDRPIESYDIDDLRTLKVKETWVAGKKVYARSNHG, encoded by the exons ATGGCTGTCACAGCCTCTTTGGCCAGATGGGGACTAGTTCTGCCCCTCATAGTTGTCGCTTTTGCTGTTGCATACCGCCTTCAACAGCCACTCACAGCTCCGGACGAGGGAGATTCAGCAACATATTGTTATAACTCCATCCGAACACATGATCCTGAGCAGGCTGAAGCTCAATGCTTCACTGTTGCGGATGGCGCCTTTACCGCTGTTGGCCCACGAGACGCTGATCAGTCTGTGATAGATGGTTATGTGATCCCAGGACTCTGGGACGGACATGGTCACTTGCTGCAGTACGGGGAGTTCCTCCACTCGGTTGATTTGTTTGGTGCCAAATCTCTCGCGGAGGTGCGTACGAGGATCAAAGACTATATCTCTGCCAACCCTGGGGCCGGATCGAAAGACAATTGGGTTCGCGGGGTTGGATGGGATCAGACCTTTTTTGGGCGTATGCCCACAGCT GCAGATATCACGCATGATACAGAGCTCAGCAGCATCTATCTCATGCTTGATCGCATCGATGTTCACTGCACTTGGGTTTCCCAGCCTGTTCTCGATCTCCTTCCATCAGACCTCCCTGAAACTGTCCCGGGAGGTGAGATCATCCGTGACCCTGGCCTCGGTGTTTTCTGCGATAACGCGATGGAAATGGTCATCTCGATTTGGCCTCAACCTGGCCGGGACTTCAAGGCTCTTACAGTCAAGTCCGCCATGAAGCGCCTTAACGAGGTTGGTCTTGTTGGTATGCACGATGCTGGAGCAACTCCAGATACTTTGAATCTCTATAACGAGCTCTCTTCGGGAGACGACTGGACTCTTCGTGTCTATGCAATGTTGGAATGTCCTCAGCGTAACTCGTACTGCCCAGAGGAAGCTGTCAAGTTTGCCCGAGACGATGATCGCTTTGCAGTTCAGAGTGTCAAGCTATTTGCAG ACGGCGCTCTCGGAAGCTGGGGCAGCGCCATGCTCGAGCCATACTCCGATCACCCGTGGACCTCGGGCTCGCTCCTTATCAACGCCTCTGCTCTTACTGATGTGACCAAGCGCTGGGCTGCCGACGGATACCAGGTCAATATCCATGCTATCGGTGATCTTGCCAATCGTAACGCTGTTGACGCTCTTGAGGCGGCTCTTGCCCAGCAGTGTCTTCATGAAGCTACTGCTCAGGGTGCACACCCTTCGACTCCGGACCAGTCCGCAAACGAGTCTCCCGACCAGATTGAAGCACATGCTGCTTGTCAAGCTCGTCATCGCTTTCGCATTGAGCACGCCCAAATAATTCACCCTGATGATCAGCAACGGATTCGGGAGGTTGGCATCATCCCCTCTATCCAACCCACACATGCAACATCAGACATGAAGTATGCTCTTGCTCGTCTCGGTAAAGACCGTCTCTCATCCTCCGCCTACCGGATGCGTTCTGTTCTTTCTGCCCATCCGATTCTGGGTAGCGATTTTCCTGTCGAGCCCCCCAACCCATTCCAGGGCATCTACGCCGCCGTAACCCGTCGAAGCCCGCATACGGGTCGTGGAACAGACGATAGCCCTGATGGCTGGCACACAGAAGAGACATTGAGCTTAGATGAAGCTATGTGGGGATTCACTGGAGCTCCTGCTTATGGGGCATTCCTTGATAGTCGCGCCGGTGTCATCCGGGACGGTGCTTTGGCTGATTGGGTTGTCCTTGATAGACCTATTGAGTCTTATGATATAGATGATTTACGCACCCTAAAAGTTAAGGAGACATGGGTGGCAGGCAAAAAAGTATATGCACGATCTAACCATGGCTAG
- the HEM2 gene encoding Aminolevulinate dehydratase (EggNog:ENOG41~BUSCO:EOG092630N3): MSFSSLVQDLSLRDSNGARRPQIPGPRSSVSTLDDRASHVSRAMSYTSTAATSVSISGDISSQLHGGYFHPLARSWQAERQLTKSMLIYPLFVTDGEGDMILVPSLPGQHQLSCDKLIPFLEPLVHKGLRSVMLFGVPMQTGTKDALGTAADDPEGPVIKAIQIIRRRFPQLFICCDVCLCEYTSHGHCGILRDDGSLNNQLSVDRISDVAIAYAKAGAHCVAPSDMNDGRIRAIKLKLIEEGIAHKTVLMSYSAKFSGCLYGPFRDAAGSAPSFGDRKCYQLPPGGRGLARRAIVRDINEGADIIMVKPASQYLDIISDAKDLGKDLPVAAYQVSGEYAMIHAGAKAGVFDLKAMAFESTEGILRAGATIVVSYFTPDFLDWLEN; encoded by the exons ATGTCTTTCTCCAGCCTTGTTCAAGACTTGAGCCTTCGCGACTCCAATGGCGCTCGCCGCCCTCAGATCCCCGGTCCCCGCTCTTCCGTCTCGACTCTCGATGACCGAGCTTCACACGTCTCGCGTGCTATGTCCTACACCAGCACTGCTGCCACCAGCGTTAGCATTTCCGGCGACATTTCAAGCCAGCTTCATGGTGGCTACTTCCACCCTCTAGCCCGTTCATGGCAGGCCGAGCGTCAACTCACAAAG TCCATGCTCATCTACCCTCTCTTCGTCACCGATGGTGAAGGCGACATGATTCTCGTTCCTTCTCTACCTGGCCAGCACCAGCTTAGCTGTGACAAGCTGATTCCGTTCCTCGAGCCTCTCGTTCACAAAGGCCTCCGCTCTGTTATGCTCTTCGGTGTCCCCATGCAAACTGGCACAAAGGACGCGCTAGGTACCGCCGCCGACGATCCCGAAGGACCtgtcatcaaggccatccaaATCATTCGCCGCCGTTTCCCACAGCTCTTCATCTGCTGTGATGTCTGTCTTTGCGAATACACTTCTCATGGCCACTGCGGTATTCTCCGTGATGATGGCAGTCTGAACAACCAGTTGTCTGTCGACCGTATCTCTGATGTCGCCATCGCTTATGCTAAGGCTGGTGCTCACTGCGTGGCTCCTTCAGACATGAACGACGGCCGCATTCGCGCCATCAAGCTTAAACTGATTGAGGAGGGAATTGCCCACAAGACAGTTCTTATGTCGTACTCGGCCAAGTTCTCAGGCTGCTTGTATGGCCCCTTCCGAGATGCCGCCGGTTCAGCACCTTCATTTGGTGACCGCAAGTGCTACCAGCTTCCTCCTGGTGGTCGTGGCCTCGCACGACGTGCCATTGTGCGAGATATCAACGAGGGAGCCGATATTATCATGGTGAAGCCTGCTAGTCAGTATCTGGACATTATCAGTGATGCCAAGGACCTGGGTAAAGATCTTCCCGTGGCTGCATACCAGGTCAGTGGCGAGTATGCCATGATACATGCCGGAGCCAAGGCTGGAGTCTTCGATCTCAAGGCTATGGCTTTCGAGTCAACAGAAGGCATTCTTCGAGCTGGCGCTACTATTGTGGTCAGCTACTTCACCCCTGACTTCCTCGACTGGCTCGAAAACTAG